From a region of the Alnus glutinosa chromosome 1, dhAlnGlut1.1, whole genome shotgun sequence genome:
- the LOC133866727 gene encoding serine/threonine-protein kinase STY13-like: MHPRERDQMEERCKGYVRADMIDIKRLDEQLDKHLNRVWAMENPDKAGKKGTLTAKEDWEIDPDKLVVKEAIARGTFGTVHRGLYDGQDIAVKVLDWGEEGQRKEAEIVSVWTAFRQEVSVWHKLDHPNVVKFVGATMDTSALKIKSRSKRMGMPSKAACVLIEYLSRGTLKSYLIKNRESKLPFKTVVRLALDLARGLEYLHSRKIVHRDVKTENMLLDKNLTLKITDFGVARLQALNLNEMTGSTGTPGYMAPEVLENEPYDKKCDVYSFGICLWEIYCCDMPYPHLRLSDLTSSVVYQNMRPEIPKCCPSSLAQVIARCWDPDPNKRPEMKEVVTMLEAIDPSKGRGMTPLHELQGCFFSCCL, encoded by the exons ATGCATCCCAGAGAGAGGGATCAGATGGAAGAACGGTGTAAAGGGTATGTGAGGGCGGACATGATAGATATAAAGAGGTTGGACGAGCAGCTTGACAAGCATCTAAACCGAGTATGGGCGATGGAGAACCCTGACAAGGCCGGAAAGAAAGGGACACTCACCGCCAAAGAGGACTGGGAAATCGATCCCGATAAGCTTGTCGTAAAAGAAGCGATTGCTCGCGGCACCTTTGGTACGGTCCACAGAGGGCTCTACGACGGCCAAGACATCGCCG TTAAAGTGCTGGACTGGGGAGAAGAGGGACAAAGAAAAGAAGCTGAAATAGTTTCGGTTTGGACTGCTTTTAGACAGGAGGTTTCTGTTTGGCATAAGCTTGATCATCCTAATGTTGTTAAG TTCGTAGGAGCTACAATGGATACATCAGCCTTAAAAATCAAGAGTCGTAGCAAGCGAATGGGCATGCCAAGTAAAGCTGCTTGTGTTCTTATCGAGTATCTTTCTCGTGGTACTCTGAAATCTTACCTGATAAAGAACCGGGAAAGTAAGCTACCTTTCAAAACTGTCGTTCGACTCGCACTAGATCTTGCCAGGGG GTTGGAATACCTTCACTCCAGGAAGATTGTTCACAGAGACGTAAAGACTGAAAACATGCTTCTTGACAAGAATCTTACTCTAAAGATTACAGATTTTGGAGTTGCTCGTCTTCAGGCTTTGAATCTTAACGAGATGACAGGCAGTACAGGGACCCCTGGCTACATGGCTCctgag GTCCTTGAAAATGAACCATATGACAAAAAATGTGACGTGTACAGTTTTGGAATTTGCTTGTGGGAGATATATTGCTGTGATATGCCATATCCCCACCTCAGATTATCAGATTTGACTTCTTCTGTTGTGTATCAG AATATGAGGCCAGAGATACCCAAGTGTTGCCCAAGCTCTCTGGCACAAGTTATAGCTCGGTGCTGGGATCCAGACCCCAACAAAAGACCAGAGATGAAAGAGGTGGTAACCATGTTAGAAGCCATTGACCCTTCAAAGGGTAGGGGGATGACTCCTTTGCATGAACTACAGGGTTGTTTTTTCTCCTGCTGCCTGTGA
- the LOC133866717 gene encoding ubiquitin-like-specific protease 1D: MEEEGAERTELVLDWEKLLPSEDDDPPVVLIVKPTTTTTQPSKQSAMGSAQRLNSQRDEGFDLLSDHELNDSIRSKRCTLETMALRLPDRGEKVRATLTRLEEEMERRKLRRVDKEADGCEKPTQSTSLSTTGVSNGFIEETISSQAHSQSSFASQFCRKLEESTYCGATDAFDKELSVLSRCDSRKMTHKRELSQRERRSGRLSRQRSFQCPSNISKQVLSNSNQKGRASPTCSLRQIGENLSSCFTEKKDAFQVLHPNRSRPKKEQTIVLIDEDESQILEMTEQEDKLAECLKDAKITYPSRDDPESIEICYADIDCLAPEGFLTSTIMNFYIRYIQQQASPTNRAICDYHFFNTYFFKKLKEAVSYKGDDKETFFVKFRRWWKGVNIFQKAYVLIPIHEDLHWSLVIICIPDKEDESGPIILHLDSLRLHSSRSIFQKIKCFLKEEWNYLSQEVTPSDLPIADHIWKHLPRRINENVIAVPQQKNDSDCGLFVLFFMERFIEEAPERLKKKDLAMFSKQWFKPEEASGLRAKIRKILIKEFQKACEVDHISESSPLSTSDQKDSD; this comes from the exons ATGGAGGAAGAGGGAGCCGAGAGAACAGAGCTAGTTCTTGACTGGGAAAAGCTCTTGCCCAGCGAAGACGACGACCCACCTGTCGTTCTGATCGTCAAGCCCACCACGACGACCACTCAGCCGTCGAAGCAGTCGGCAATGGGCTCCGCTCAGCGGCTTAATTCGCAGAGAGACGAGGGCTTCGACCTCCTTAGCGATCACGAGCTCAACGACTCGATTCGGAGCAAGCGGTGTACACTGGAGACGATGGCTCTGAGATTGCCCGACAGAGGGGAAAAAGTCCGGGCCACTCTCACGCGACTGGAGGAAGAGATGGAGCGGAGGAAactcagacgagtggacaag GAAGCTGATGGATGTGAGAAGCCCACACAATCAACGAGCTTAAGTACTACTG GTGTTTCTAATGGCTTTATAGAAGAGACCATATCATCTCAAGCCCATTCACAGTCCTCATTTGCTTCACAATTCTGTCGAAAACTGGAAGAAAGT ACATATTGTGGAGCGACTGATGCATTTGACAAAGAGCTATCAGTTTTGAGTCGTTGTGACAGCCGGAAGATGACACATAAGAGAGAGTTATCGCAAAGGGAAAGACGGAGTGGTCGATTATCAAGACAGCGGTCTTTTCAATGTCCAAGCAATATCTCTAAACAAGTTCTCTCGAATAGTAACCAAAAAGGCAGAGCTTCTCCTACTTGTTCTCTTCGCCAGATTGGGGAAAACTTGTCCAGCTGCTTTACTGAGAA AAAGGATGCTTTTCAAGTCCTTCATCCTAATCGCTCGAGGCCTAAGAAG GAGCAGACAATTGTTCTTATAGATGAGGATGAATCTCAGATTCTAGAGATGACAGAGCAAGAAGACAAACTTGCTGAATG CTTGAAAGATGCAAAGATCACATACCCATCAAG GGATGATCCAGAATCTATCGAAATTTGTTATGCTGACATTGACTGCCTTGCTCCTGAAGGTTTTTTGACATCAACTATTATGAATTTTTACATCCG ATATATACAGCAGCAAGCATCTCCAACAAATAGAGCAATATGCGATTATCACTTTTTCAATACGTATTTTTTCAAGAAGCTGAAAGAGGCTGTATCATACAAG GGAGATGACAAAGAGACTTTTTTTGTCAAGTTCAGAAGGTGGTGGAAGGGTGTCAATATATTTCAGAAGGCATATGTACTTATTCCAATACATGAAGA TCTTCATTGGAGCTTGGTGATTATATGCATCCCAGACAAGGAAGATGAATCAGGGCCAATTATTCTTCATTTGGATTCGTTAAGACTTCACTCAAGCCGATCGATTTTTCAGAAAATCAAATG CTTTCTGAAAGAAGAATGGAACTATTTGTCTCAAGAAGTTACTCCTTCAGATCTTCCAATTGCAGACCACATATGGAAACATCTCCCTCGTAGAATTAATGAGAACGTGATTGcg GTTCCTCAACAAAAGAATGACTCTGATTGTGGtctctttgttcttttcttcatGGAGCGCTTTATTGAAGAGGCCCCTGAAAGgctgaaaaagaaagatttagCAATG TTTAGCAAGCAGTGGTTCAAACCAGAGGAGGCCTCTGGTTTGAGGGCAAAAATCCGGAAGATACTCATAAAAGAATTTCAAAAAGCATGTGAGGTTGATCATATCTCAGAATCTTCTCCTTTGTCTACTAGCGACCAGAAGGATTCTGACTGA